The Elaeis guineensis isolate ETL-2024a chromosome 11, EG11, whole genome shotgun sequence genomic interval ttttagagtttTTCTGGCCTTTGCACATGCTGTAGCAGCTGGTTTTGACATGGATCACATGGCACAAGTGATATCATTTGCTGAATGCTTCGGAGCATCGCGTTTAATGTAAGCTGTTCCTTATAAGAAATTTGCTTGCATAGTGTTGCAGAGAGTTTGCTTCCTTCTCCCTTTTAGTAGTTTCAAACTTTTGGTTGTCACCTAACTTTATTTCAGAAAGAACAAGCAGGGGGAGAAAGTTTGGATATATTCAATTGTAAACAAATGTACAGCGAGAATTAATGAGattcatgagagagaaggaattactCAATAAATTCAGTATAATTTTAGACTTACTGCATGGTTTATTTGCAAAGCTTATCAAaacattacaaagtatttgattttgataaaatagtgacaaAATTAGAATATGCTTTATATGTACaaatcaagaaaaattttagagtttTTCTGGCCTTTGCACGTGCTGTAGCAGCTGGTTTTGACATGGATCACATGGCACAAGTGATATCATTTGCTGAATGCTTCGGAGCATCATGTTTAATGTAAGCTGTTCCTTATAAGAAATTTGCTTGCATAGTGTTGCAGAGAGTTTGCTTCCTTCTCCCTTTTAATAGTTTCAAACTTTCGGTTGTCACCTAACTTTATTTCAGAAAGAACAAGCATGGGGAGAAAGTTTGGATATATTCAATTGTAAACAAATGTACAGCGAGAATTAATGAGattcatgagagagaaggaattactTGATAAATTCAGTATAATTTTAGACTTACTGCATGGTTTATTTGCAAAGCTTATCAAaacattacaaagtatttgattttgataaaatagtgacaaAATTAGAATATGTTTTATATGTACaaatcaagaaaaattttagagtttTCTGTATCCAGAGAAGAATCATCAATTTGCTTTTTCCTTCCATTGAACAGGGAGGCATGCTTAAGATTTATGGAGTTATGGAAGAGAAAGCATGAAACTGGACAATGGGTTGAAGTTGAGGCTGCAGAACTAATGTCTGCCCGATCTGAATTTTCTTCTTGGAATGCCTCAGGGATTATACTTTCTGGAGATTCTAGGAAACAGAAAGAATTTGGGGAAGCATGGCCTGTCTCCTGTGGGGATATGGGCAAAGAGAGCAATGGGACAACCGGTATGGATTATTGTGAGCTCAGATCAAACACATGTACCTTAGAGTTAATGCAATAACACCCACAAAGTTGGCATTTTAATGTAACACCCCCTCTATTGCATGTCCGATATTTCCGTATGGAACTAAAGAAAAAGTGAAGGACCTGTTTGGCATTGTTATTGTTTTGTGTTTTTGTTTCTCTATAAATTAGTCAAATACCATGTGAAGACTGATGTTGAAGATAGCATTTACCCAAAACTTCTGTTATTCCTTTTGTATACTTCACTCTTTGAAAGTGACAAATCGTTGCTTCAAAAGCTCTAAGTGTTTTACGAGCAACTGCAGAAAACAAAAGGGTTTCTATCAAATATTGTTCATTCTAGTTCATTTTTTCTCAtttgtttattaaaaaaaaaacataaacaaTACCAAATGGGCCCTGAGCTTCTCTGTCTTCCTCCTTTTTTTGGCTTCACAAAATCTTCATTCTTTTGCATTAAAGGCATTTTTAATATTGTTAAAAGatgttttttaaaatatatatatatatatatatcataacagGCACCTCCTTCTGttaataaaaatgatataaaccttttaattggattctttttaaattttaaattttcaaccaATCATTGTTCGTGAATTTGccatttgaaaattgtttttctGTCTTGTTATATCCCCCTTATTCTTAATTTGAATATCTGTTTTCTCCATTTGAATGACAGTACAGATGAGTGTTCTTCATCAATAATAAACAGATAGATGCATACAAACAAAACATCACATATTTAAGTGTGTATTCTTGCAGACTATGCTCCAGCACTCCTCTTTATTTTACAATACTCCATAAGCAATACATTCCTAAATATGATGAAATCTGTGTAACTTGAATTTATTTGTTTCTTGTGGCCAGATAGAAAAGTCCATTCAGATCCGCAGGTTCCATTGGGACCCCATGAGTATTATCCAGGCCATTTTCAGCATCCTACACATCCCCAGTGGCCGATGCATTCTCTGGCAGGTCCACCCCTCTTTCAACTTTATCCTATGCAAGGCATGCCATATTATCAGAATTATCCAGGTGGTGGTCCATCTTTCCATTCCCCATATGCCCCAGTTGAGGATCCAAGATTCAACATGTCTCAAAAAACATGGCAGAAGAGGCATTCCATGGGTAGTAAAGATAGCAATGCGGAGTCTGAGGCATCAGAGATGGGTGGTTCTGGGACAAGATCACAGGATGGtacagatcaaaatatatctgaGTTTAATGAAGAAGGTTCTCATGGTCATGAATCACATAAGAGGATTGACCGGTCAGGAAGGAAAAAGTCTGGTGTGGTTGTCATTCGGAACATAAATTACATTGCATCAAAGAGGCATGAAACATCAGGAAGTGAATCAGACTCAGCTTCCGATACTGAAACTGAAGAGGAAAGCCAAGATAGGTCTGATGCCCATGACAGGAAGCATAAGGACTCTtcaagaacttcaaagagaaacgAAGTTCATGTAAAATCTATGGAATCTTCAGATGCATATGCCAAGGATGAAATCGCTTATGGACAGGAGGCAGATTCTGGAAACTGGCAGGCATTTCAGAGTTTCTTGTTGAGAGCTGAAGAGAAGGCAAGAACTGTCAATGGGGACATCTTGCCTAGTGAAAAAGAGCCTCCAATGAAGAGAAAACAGAATAACGGTGAAGGCGATCCCATCCTTCATCCTGAAAGAGATTCTGGTAATGTTCGGGACCAGAGGATGGTAGGATTAGATTCACTTAATGGCACAACAAGCCGGATGAAGCAGATGGCTTCAAATGATGAATTATTAATTTCAAGTGAAGGAAGAGGCTTAACAGATACccagcttaaagaaatagaaggCGGAAGGGGAGGATATAGAAGTGTGACCAGTGATGATTTCATGATTTGTGGACGAGAAAAGCAAATGGGCAGCAAGAATTCTTCAGACCCACTTGTTGATCCGCAATATGAACTCGATAAAAAATTGGATAAGAAATCCTCATATAATGGTATGGACGAGTCCTTCATGGTTCCATTTAGGTCAGGTTCACAAGATCAACTTAAATCAGATGGCAGAACTGCTATTGACATAGATTCTGAATTCCCTCCATCTCTGCATAGGACTCAAGATTTTTCTAGTCAGGCTAAAAATCAACTCACTTATGAACCGGATGATTTGACCTTACTACCTGAGCGTGGGATTGAGAGTGTATCCATTGGTTACGATCCTGCTAGAGACTATGACGTCCAGATTCCTGTTGAAAATGCTGTCAAAATTGAAACCAGAAACCATGAGGATGTCTCAACAAGCACCAAAGAAgagtcaaaaaattcagacaaggACAAAAAGTTAATAGCTTCACAGAGTGGattggagaaaaagaaaaaggatgtgCTTATGAGGAAAGGGATATCCTCAAAGATGAACCCATCGGCTGAAGCACAAAAACGTGCAGAGAAACTGCGGGCCTTCAAAGCTGATCttcagaaagcaaagaaagagagggtATTTTCATAATTCACTAAGAGTTTGGTGCTTCCTTTTTCCttgttttaagattttatttgggAACTTTTAATCTTTTGATAAATGGTACATGCCACTACTAGAATAAGGCGACCTGAAGGATTATAATTCAATGGATACCTGATAcaaatctttctttcttttcttatattGTCTTATGCTGATAAGCTTATAAAAGAAAATCTAAGAATAACTATATGAAATTTCTGCAAAGCAattctgttttctttttctttgttaaAGCCTTGCCAGTCATCTTTACTAGGTCTTATCTCTCTTAGTTCCTTGTTGTTTGGCTAGATTGCTTTGGTCACATCCTGGATTGTTATATCTTGTTTTTGTCTACTTTCAGGAAGAGGAAGAGGTAAAGCGATTGGAAGCTTTGAAAAGAGAAAGACAGAAGAGAATTGCTGCTAGGAATGGTTCAAATGCCAGTCAATCGCCATTGACGCCCCAACAGAGCAAAGCTCGATTACCAACAAAGCTTTCTCCAAGTTCTTATAGAGGATCAAAGTTCAGTGACTCAGAGCCTGGATCTTCACCTTCACAAAAGCTGCTTACCAGAACTGGGTCCAACGATTCTCAGAAAATCACAAGAACTAGCAAATTAAATGGCAGTAGCCATGCATTAAGTCGATCAGTGTCATCATTGTCTGAGATGAAGAAAGAGAATGATAATTCCACACCAGAAGCAAAGACAGCTTCTGTTCAAACTAGAAGACTTTCTGATCCCAAAGGTACCAATATTCGGCGTACTTCTTCACTAAAATCAGTTACCAATGCTGAAGTACCAAAGAGAGGCATACCTGATGAGCCACAaaaaaagatctctgcactaatGCAACTGGACAAAAGCAAGTTAGCAACTCTGCCAGGGCTGAAGGTCAGAACATCAAAAGGCCCTTCCAATATGGTCCAAAACAAGTCAGCTGGTAAAGAGACATCACAAAAAGGAGCTGGAAGTCAAACTTCTCAATTTTCTGACACCATCCATGCAAAGAGAACTAATGACAAGGCATCAAGACTCAGCAAAAGTGATGAAAACTTAGAAATTGAGAAGACTGTTGTGATGCTTGAAAATGAGGTTCTTCCAGCTCCTGCTGTTCAAGCATCTGAAGCAATGATAGGCATAAAAGATAGAATGCACGGAGATGATAAAATCAAGACGGCTGGGCTCGATTCAGAATATGAAGCTATCCATGCTCCACCTTCACCCATAATGGTAGGCGAAGTTGAGAATTCCAGTGCACATAAGCTGGATGAGCAGCTGAACTCTAATGAGGTATGATTTAACAAAGCAAGTGGCATGGTGCTTTAAATTTAAGATTCACACTTTTGTCGGAGAACCATTTTTTAGCAAACCACAGCCaccatttttttgaaaatacatacaaAAGCATATCTCATCCATATTTACAAATTAATCCAATAACAATGTTTTAGATTGCAAAAAAACACCTACATTAGCATCTCATCACCCCACTTTGCCAAGACCCCTGGTTAAGCTAACTAGAGATGGAAGATTACCAAGTTACTTCTGCTTGGTGTCAACTCGGGATCCTCGATGACTCCAATGATTCCCCCTCTCACACGAGCAAAGCCCTTTCcctatctaggattttgcagtcTCATTTCATTCCCCATGCTCACAGCATCGTTGCCAATGCTTTCTTCAATTGGCATTCTTCAAACATGTTCTTGTTTGTTAAGCAGATTGGAAATAGGACTGACAGATGGGTAGTTTTAAATGCAATTGGTGAATCAAGTGTGGCTGTGGGCTGGAATAGTTGCTGTTTGGTTTTGATCATGAGCAGGGTCAGGGTTTTTTTGGTGACTACAGACTTCAAGAATGTTAGGATGTTTGTCTAGTTGCTGTCCTCTGTGTATGATCCCAACATTAGCTTGCTGGGCAATGGAGGTGCTATGCAAGTCTTGTTCCTTTACTTGCAATATTTTGACACAGCACCAGGGAGACCAAAAAGAAACGAGCTGATGTTGTCCTTTCATGGATCAGCTATGGACTCTCACCCTTACTAGATGGTAGCAGCGGTCCATCTATCCAATGCTGGAAGGGGGATAACTGTGTGAGTCCTATCAGACTTCTTCTATTTCGCTAGCTTGTGCTTTGTTGTGGGTCTGATGTGGTGCTTGATTCTCTTCTGAGTATGGGGCTTCCTACTCCCCTGTTCTATGCTCAATGCCGAGTGGGGATTTCTAACAGGtttcaaaaccaaaaaaaaagcgTGGGGGATAGTTTtcggaaaagatttttttttttttttccaaccaaAGCATGTGATTTTGTAAGCTTGGTTGATTGGTTCATTGATTTGCTTGTGGCATTCTTCACCTTTTCCAAGCCTAAATTATGCATTATGTGCCTGGGGTTATGCCTGCACTTGTTGTCATGGCTGGTTTGGCAACAGCTTAAAGGATGATCCCAACCGAGGGAGTGTGATCCAAACCAAGGGTGATTCGAGCTGTACAACGGTTGGGAGGGTGAGATGGGGAAGAGCTATGGCATTggaaccaaggttttaaatccaaGGAGATGGAGATGTCCCATTTTTTCCATTGAACTAGATGCCTGCTATCCCATCTCGCCTCGATGGCGGTTCAAGTCATGCATCCTAGTAGATATCCAtcgtctctttctccttctttcctttcccttctttctttctttccatttcttctttctttccttcttttccctctttttttctactattctttcctttcctttccttttttatttctttttcttatcctttcgtttatttcttttttccttttttgttcttcattctatttcctttcttccttctttccttcctttcattcttttttcttccttcctttctttccttcctttcactttttctttttcttcatctttccttcctttcatcATTTTCTCTTTCAACTTCATCTCGGACCCATTCTCTTATAGGAACGAGACAAGATGATTGAGATGCCTCCCATCCCGTCAGAgcttaaaatcttgatcagaacaAGATTAAGGGAAGAAAAGGGTGAAATTGATTATCTAGAATGGGGACAACGGTACTTTCATCCCCTAAATTGCAAGGGTCCCACCAACTGATTTGGAAAATGGGCGTGCAGTATTCTCTTAGAGGAAACCTGACTGCAAGTGCTTTTTGCAAACTGAAATGACATGTAAATAGGGATGAGGCAACTTATAAATAttgtataattttgaaaaaaatgatgtgtgtgatttgaaaaaaaaaaaactctccttTTTTCGTCTTTAGTTGAATATTTGATCTCAGTTATTCAATATGTGGATCCAAGAAATTCCAATGTTCTCGTTCTTTAATAAGTCAATGAGTACTTATTTGCTCTAGGAAGCATGATTTTTGCTTTCATCTGAAGTTTGACAGTCATTCTCAATTTTATAATACAATCAGGAATAGGAAGTAACAAAATGCTACTTATGAGTGATTTTGCTTTTTTAACAGTCTTATTTTCTATTATCTTCTATAGTGTCCTACTTAAAAGTTTTCTTTAGCATCGCAGTTGAAATTTCTTGGTATCAAGAACAAagaattattttgaaatttagaGAAGATCTTCATTTTCCTGTCAGTTATATTTGGACTCCAGATATTGAGAATAATGCTATGTAGTTTTCCTTTTCCCTTCATAAGGAAGCTGGTGTTGGAATGACTAGTGATTTCTTGAGTTTTGAACATCCTAATGAAGGTTTCTTAAAGGATTCGAGCATATCTTGCTGTATTTTCAATTCTTTTGTAAGAGAAAAGTGGCTTGATGATCTTCATTTCTTGAATCTCCTTAAAGGCAACTTAGCATTCTTATAGATAAAGCTGCCTTGTCAGTGGTGACAATAAAAGTATATGCTGCTTTCTCTCAATGTCATGTTATTTTCAGAAATTTATTCATGGGCTGAATCTAGATAAACAATGCTTGCTATGATCAGCCGGTTATTGATTACTCAAACGAGGAGCCTCAGAAGTTCTCAAACTCTACAGCCATGGATAAGTCTTATCAAGCTCCCTATgccagaacaacatccttagaggaTTCCACTGCCGGTAATGTAGAATATGCTCAGGTACCACCTGTTCTAAACTCTGAAATGGATAAAATGCCCAATGAGAGCATTAAGGCATGTGTGTCCAGTTTTGCCATGGACTCGAATTCAGTAGATCATACTCAGGAGTCACACAAGGAGCCTCGGAGCAAAGAAACAAAAGGTTTTAGAAAGTTATTAAAATTTGGAAGAAAGAGCCACATCTCAGCAACATGTGAGGGTAACCAAGATTCAGATGCATCGTCTATTGATGAGCACACTATAGCTGCTGCTTTGTCAAATGATGGTAAGACCTAATCTCTTGTACAAATCCAAATAATGCTTCTCACACCCATCATCTTGCGATTAAAGTTAAAGTTCTTTTTGTTCGTACAGCCAATTTCCTCGAAATAAGTATAAAGTTTATTTCGGATACAGTGACACAGGATTAGACATCTCTATTCTGCACTAGTTTATTTTTGCATATACCAGATACAAGACAAATTCTGTTATTTTATTGTTAGAATCTGTAATTCCAGGCATTTTATTAAAAGCTATCATTCGACTTGTTATTAAAATTTcttattttaaagaaagtccaCCCCCCCCCTCCTGCCCATTTTCCTTTTGATTAAACAGATGAATCAAATCCATCTAGTAGGGGTACATCCAATCAGATCTGAACAAAGAAAGATGCCTGAACTGAGAAGGTGTAGCAGCAACATCTGTCTGTAGATTGCTTTCTTCATGTGAGATTCATGTGCTACCTTGGAAGCTTGCAGCTTGCTTGGAAATTGCAGCACTGCAGACCTGAAGTCATGAGAACCAATGCAGCATATATGTAAATGAAATTCATAAGATACACAAATTCACCACTTTCTTAATAAATATTTACCTCTTGCTCTGCTACAGACAAATGTTCAAGAGAAAAGCAACAAAGATGACTTTGTCAAAGAAAGAAAATATGGACAATTTCCAATTTACTCTGAAGGGAAATGAAAaagcatttttacttcataagaACCTTAGGCCTCGAGCACTAACATGTCCCTAATTTACTGTTTTTAGTGTTTATATCTGATAGCTCTTTCTTTTATATTTCAGTTCATATGCTGAAGAATCTCATTTCCCAAAATGATAGCCATGCTGGAGGCACTCAAACTAAAGGTAGGTTATATCTTACTTTACGAGATCATGTGCATGAGAAGCAACAATTATCGAAGTATTTTAAAAAGCTTTCAGCAATTCTCAAAGTTGTTATCAGAAACAAGGTAGTAATGGAGGTTGACCATAAAATTGGATTTGCAACCTAAAAATAGGACCTGATGGTTCTTAGGTCTGACATGGATCACAGGTTTTGAATTGAATGTGGTTTCGAACATAGGTAATAGGTATCTTCAAATGCAAAAAACCAAGAACTTAGCCTCTTGGCGTTAATAAAAGTAacgttattataaaaatatagataaatgctTCATCTCTCCCATTAGATCTGGATGTACATATATTCAAACCTGAAAACCTAATAGCTCTATCCCATAATATTAATATACATGAACTTCTATTATATAAAATTAGTCGAGGACTTTATCTTCTCGATTAGACGTCTCTGTAAGGGCAGTGAAGGTGGCAATGGTCCATGAGCTGATACTAAAAACTTCGACT includes:
- the LOC105054479 gene encoding COP1-interacting protein 7 isoform X2 — protein: MKPEARLDSVVFHLTPTRTRCDLVIVANGKTEKIASGLLNPFLAHLKTAQDQIAKGGYSIKLEPDPKIDAGWFTKGTVERFVRFVSTPEVLERVTTIESEILQIEEAIAIQSNDNLGLSTVEDHQTKSVECMEGSKSTFDADAEKAIVLYKPGSQPYPSDSNGSATQEENSKVQLLRVLETRKVVLQKEQGMAFARAVAAGFDMDHMAQVISFAECFGASRLMEACLRFMELWKRKHETGQWVEVEAAELMSARSEFSSWNASGIILSGDSRKQKEFGEAWPVSCGDMGKESNGTTDRKVHSDPQVPLGPHEYYPGHFQHPTHPQWPMHSLAGPPLFQLYPMQGMPYYQNYPGGGPSFHSPYAPVEDPRFNMSQKTWQKRHSMGSKDSNAESEASEMGGSGTRSQDGTDQNISEFNEEGSHGHESHKRIDRSGRKKSGVVVIRNINYIASKRHETSGSESDSASDTETEEESQDRSDAHDRKHKDSSRTSKRNEVHVKSMESSDAYAKDEIAYGQEADSGNWQAFQSFLLRAEEKARTVNGDILPSEKEPPMKRKQNNGEGDPILHPERDSGNVRDQRMVGLDSLNGTTSRMKQMASNDELLISSEGRGLTDTQLKEIEGGRGGYRSVTSDDFMICGREKQMGSKNSSDPLVDPQYELDKKLDKKSSYNGMDESFMVPFRSGSQDQLKSDGRTAIDIDSEFPPSLHRTQDFSSQAKNQLTYEPDDLTLLPERGIESVSIGYDPARDYDVQIPVENAVKIETRNHEDVSTSTKEESKNSDKDKKLIASQSGLEKKKKDVLMRKGISSKMNPSAEAQKRAEKLRAFKADLQKAKKEREEEEVKRLEALKRERQKRIAARNGSNASQSPLTPQQSKARLPTKLSPSSYRGSKFSDSEPGSSPSQKLLTRTGSNDSQKITRTSKLNGSSHALSRSVSSLSEMKKENDNSTPEAKTASVQTRRLSDPKGTNIRRTSSLKSVTNAEVPKRGIPDEPQKKISALMQLDKSKLATLPGLKVRTSKGPSNMVQNKSAGKETSQKGAGSQTSQFSDTIHAKRTNDKASRLSKSDENLEIEKTVVMLENEVLPAPAVQASEAMIGIKDRMHGDDKIKTAGLDSEYEAIHAPPSPIMVGEVENSSAHKLDEQLNSNEKFIHGLNLDKQCLL
- the LOC105054479 gene encoding COP1-interacting protein 7 isoform X1, coding for MKPEARLDSVVFHLTPTRTRCDLVIVANGKTEKIASGLLNPFLAHLKTAQDQIAKGGYSIKLEPDPKIDAGWFTKGTVERFVRFVSTPEVLERVTTIESEILQIEEAIAIQSNDNLGLSTVEDHQTKSVECMEGSKSTFDADAEKAIVLYKPGSQPYPSDSNGSATQEENSKVQLLRVLETRKVVLQKEQGMAFARAVAAGFDMDHMAQVISFAECFGASRLMEACLRFMELWKRKHETGQWVEVEAAELMSARSEFSSWNASGIILSGDSRKQKEFGEAWPVSCGDMGKESNGTTDRKVHSDPQVPLGPHEYYPGHFQHPTHPQWPMHSLAGPPLFQLYPMQGMPYYQNYPGGGPSFHSPYAPVEDPRFNMSQKTWQKRHSMGSKDSNAESEASEMGGSGTRSQDGTDQNISEFNEEGSHGHESHKRIDRSGRKKSGVVVIRNINYIASKRHETSGSESDSASDTETEEESQDRSDAHDRKHKDSSRTSKRNEVHVKSMESSDAYAKDEIAYGQEADSGNWQAFQSFLLRAEEKARTVNGDILPSEKEPPMKRKQNNGEGDPILHPERDSGNVRDQRMVGLDSLNGTTSRMKQMASNDELLISSEGRGLTDTQLKEIEGGRGGYRSVTSDDFMICGREKQMGSKNSSDPLVDPQYELDKKLDKKSSYNGMDESFMVPFRSGSQDQLKSDGRTAIDIDSEFPPSLHRTQDFSSQAKNQLTYEPDDLTLLPERGIESVSIGYDPARDYDVQIPVENAVKIETRNHEDVSTSTKEESKNSDKDKKLIASQSGLEKKKKDVLMRKGISSKMNPSAEAQKRAEKLRAFKADLQKAKKEREEEEVKRLEALKRERQKRIAARNGSNASQSPLTPQQSKARLPTKLSPSSYRGSKFSDSEPGSSPSQKLLTRTGSNDSQKITRTSKLNGSSHALSRSVSSLSEMKKENDNSTPEAKTASVQTRRLSDPKGTNIRRTSSLKSVTNAEVPKRGIPDEPQKKISALMQLDKSKLATLPGLKVRTSKGPSNMVQNKSAGKETSQKGAGSQTSQFSDTIHAKRTNDKASRLSKSDENLEIEKTVVMLENEVLPAPAVQASEAMIGIKDRMHGDDKIKTAGLDSEYEAIHAPPSPIMVGEVENSSAHKLDEQLNSNEPVIDYSNEEPQKFSNSTAMDKSYQAPYARTTSLEDSTAGNVEYAQVPPVLNSEMDKMPNESIKACVSSFAMDSNSVDHTQESHKEPRSKETKGFRKLLKFGRKSHISATCEGNQDSDASSIDEHTIAAALSNDVHMLKNLISQNDSHAGGTQTKGSRPFSILSPFRSKSSDKKVSA